From the Saccharobesus litoralis genome, one window contains:
- a CDS encoding porin family protein, which yields MRNAGILRPLGFLLVASLCSWSVLGQSFDPRPQMTTFMESKQFAEAYQLGEKYFDEWAGDTKFDFLYGIAARKTNNHQSAIFAFERVIINLPNDIRARVALAIAYFELDNFKASRREFLQVLEKNPPNHVVAQVDRYINLMDQKIRMQRMRLYGSFSAGIGYDDNVSSGLEEGSVKVVLGNQLLFDVPLPIQSDNQRQVNLNLAFDYPITKDDTISISLAGGDTSYSELDDYQKTFADMKLSYNGVFEDSIYSYKLTGSFQPFWLGGEKYQDTLAIMLDNTWRLSSGSSVGLNLAYSDVDNTESDNLDLNTTSIRVSYLTFAFGSAHVFAVGGAADRVKQLDEKSQHNEKNALSLSYRNIWPLTSRVRLNSMLSYTNSKYLKANVALPLADENELPFTIVRNDDTVSASLGADFNINDDWVWNSKISVVNKSSNHPLYVFDKQVITTGVKFKF from the coding sequence ATGCGTAACGCTGGGATACTTCGCCCTCTAGGCTTTTTACTGGTTGCAAGCCTTTGCTCTTGGTCAGTATTAGGTCAATCATTTGATCCTCGACCTCAAATGACTACTTTCATGGAAAGTAAGCAATTTGCTGAAGCTTACCAGTTAGGTGAGAAGTATTTTGATGAATGGGCAGGGGATACCAAATTTGATTTTTTATATGGTATCGCCGCGCGTAAAACGAATAATCACCAAAGTGCTATCTTTGCTTTTGAGCGGGTGATTATAAACTTACCCAACGATATTCGCGCCCGTGTTGCGTTAGCTATTGCGTATTTTGAGTTAGATAACTTTAAAGCGTCGCGTCGAGAGTTTTTACAAGTACTAGAAAAGAACCCACCCAATCATGTTGTCGCCCAAGTAGATCGTTATATAAATTTGATGGATCAAAAAATTCGCATGCAGCGTATGCGCTTGTATGGCAGTTTTTCAGCCGGCATTGGCTATGACGATAATGTGTCTTCTGGGTTAGAAGAAGGCTCAGTTAAAGTTGTACTGGGGAATCAATTGCTTTTTGATGTGCCACTTCCAATTCAAAGTGATAATCAGAGACAGGTAAACCTCAATTTAGCTTTCGATTATCCAATTACTAAAGATGACACGATTTCTATTAGTCTAGCCGGTGGTGACACTAGCTATAGTGAACTGGATGATTATCAAAAAACCTTTGCTGATATGAAGTTATCATATAATGGTGTTTTTGAAGACTCGATTTACTCCTATAAATTAACGGGTTCATTTCAGCCATTTTGGTTAGGCGGTGAAAAATATCAAGACACTTTGGCCATTATGCTTGATAACACTTGGCGTTTAAGTAGCGGCTCTAGTGTCGGATTAAATCTAGCGTATAGCGACGTGGACAATACCGAGAGCGATAACCTTGATTTAAATACAACTTCTATTCGAGTTAGCTATTTAACTTTCGCGTTTGGCTCTGCTCATGTATTTGCTGTGGGCGGTGCGGCCGATCGCGTCAAGCAGTTAGATGAAAAGTCGCAACATAATGAAAAAAATGCATTAAGTCTCAGTTATCGCAATATTTGGCCATTAACCTCAAGGGTTAGGTTAAACAGTATGTTGAGTTATACCAATAGTAAATATTTGAAAGCGAATGTTGCATTACCGTTGGCCGACGAAAACGAATTGCCTTTTACTATTGTTCGTAATGATGACACTGTATCCGCTTCGCTTGGAGCCGATTTTAATATCAATGATGATTGGGTTTGGAATAGCAAAATCAGTGTCGTTAATAAGTCGAGTAATCACCCGTTATATGTATTTGACAAGCAAGTGATTACAACTGGCGTTAAGTTTAAGTTTTAG
- a CDS encoding FecR family protein yields the protein MSRLFSIKTCFLALIIASTPLTSFAAEPAGKTILARGDVQAISGDKSRKLRRRSPIFNVDIVKTGANSRAQLRMTDGGMVALQENTQLEIAKYEYDAEVNEGSAVMNLISGGIRTVTGKLKAENGDYKLDTPVGSIGIRGTHYEVEIVGNDLFVAVWDGAIDMELNVGGNEVSLSLGENADFNYVKVTPEGEIEPFTEIPDNFKDGHTANANDAPSDNEEEQDNTQENEQQDDGQNQGQQNQQQTNNAQANNQQQNDGSEGEGEGEQQNQQGDEQNNSQQNQQQDGNDNQTNNGGGQANNEQPAENQNTNGDGGDNVLASNNETPAEPTEPENNQNTGNDQANSSPNEPAQQPENQVVQTDTSVEVITDKNETDAFDLGGFNISVTTTDNETNPDDVANTNDGNSNQNNQNNQNQGQNAPVVTNTDNQNPNSNPLPDEEPEFDPNELAKDDLVEDIVDRTGTATFDVLSSNTISSSVGEVTNIKMSMDVNFDALRVNNGRLSFNDAEGEWFAAFDGVITSNTVDLGVNHANHGEKLATGTIDGIFGASGEQINGNISLQEVEDESKKASGSYTLDEAGK from the coding sequence ATGAGTAGATTATTTTCCATAAAAACATGCTTTCTGGCATTAATTATTGCCAGTACACCTTTAACCTCCTTTGCGGCAGAACCGGCTGGTAAAACTATTTTGGCTAGAGGCGATGTGCAAGCCATTAGTGGTGATAAATCACGCAAACTGCGCCGTCGCTCCCCCATATTTAACGTGGATATAGTAAAAACTGGCGCTAACAGCCGAGCGCAATTGCGTATGACTGATGGCGGTATGGTTGCTTTACAAGAAAATACGCAACTAGAAATAGCTAAATACGAATATGACGCGGAAGTCAACGAAGGGTCGGCAGTCATGAACTTGATTTCAGGTGGTATTCGTACCGTAACTGGTAAGTTAAAAGCCGAAAATGGCGATTATAAACTGGATACACCAGTGGGCAGTATTGGTATTCGCGGTACTCACTACGAAGTTGAAATTGTCGGCAATGATCTTTTTGTTGCGGTTTGGGACGGCGCGATTGATATGGAGCTAAATGTTGGTGGTAATGAAGTTTCGCTGTCTTTAGGTGAAAATGCCGACTTTAACTATGTAAAAGTCACGCCTGAAGGTGAAATAGAACCATTTACTGAAATACCAGATAACTTTAAAGACGGTCATACCGCTAATGCTAATGATGCGCCGTCTGATAATGAAGAAGAACAAGATAATACCCAAGAAAATGAACAGCAAGATGACGGCCAAAACCAAGGCCAGCAAAATCAACAGCAGACTAACAATGCTCAAGCCAATAATCAGCAACAGAATGATGGCAGTGAAGGTGAAGGAGAAGGCGAGCAGCAAAACCAGCAAGGTGATGAGCAAAACAATTCGCAACAAAACCAGCAGCAAGATGGTAATGACAATCAAACCAATAATGGCGGTGGTCAGGCTAATAATGAGCAACCTGCTGAAAACCAAAACACAAATGGTGACGGCGGAGATAACGTTTTAGCTAGTAATAACGAAACACCTGCTGAGCCAACAGAGCCTGAAAATAACCAAAATACCGGCAATGACCAAGCCAATAGCTCACCAAATGAGCCAGCTCAGCAACCAGAAAATCAAGTCGTACAAACAGACACTTCTGTTGAAGTGATTACGGATAAGAACGAGACAGATGCGTTTGATTTAGGTGGGTTTAATATAAGTGTGACAACAACGGATAATGAAACCAATCCAGATGATGTTGCGAATACTAATGATGGCAACAGTAACCAGAACAATCAAAATAACCAAAATCAAGGTCAAAATGCTCCTGTTGTTACTAACACTGATAATCAAAATCCAAACTCAAACCCTCTTCCAGATGAAGAACCTGAGTTTGACCCAAATGAGTTAGCTAAGGATGACTTGGTTGAGGATATTGTAGACAGGACTGGTACAGCGACTTTTGACGTTCTTTCTAGTAACACTATCAGCAGTTCAGTCGGGGAAGTGACTAATATCAAAATGAGTATGGATGTTAATTTTGACGCCTTGAGAGTTAATAATGGTCGATTATCATTTAATGATGCTGAAGGTGAATGGTTTGCGGCGTTTGATGGCGTAATAACTTCCAATACTGTGGATTTGGGGGTTAACCATGCTAATCATGGCGAGAAGTTAGCGACCGGTACCATAGATGGTATTTTTGGTGCATCAGGTGAACAAATTAACGGTAATATCAGCTTACAAGAAGTTGAAGATG